In Palaeococcus ferrophilus DSM 13482, the following proteins share a genomic window:
- a CDS encoding putative toxin-antitoxin system toxin component, PIN family encodes MPRGKIRTVFDTSILVSALKSRSPSRSPAWFCLTCLKEKFLENYVSSEIIEEMKFTLAVIAVEVASKNNRKGVLALADELIRVIHLNSTKIKPKVDFSKDSSVIRIIKDESDVKFLNVLYSAKAKFLLTQNTSHFGNFVISEGKTGKAKIRQHYFNIMTAREFQSYLSLAHPKIAEKCKKKRKKA; translated from the coding sequence ATGCCGAGGGGTAAAATCAGGACGGTATTTGACACGTCTATTTTAGTGAGTGCTCTTAAATCCCGCTCACCCTCAAGGAGTCCGGCATGGTTCTGCCTCACGTGCCTTAAGGAGAAGTTCCTTGAGAACTACGTTTCCAGCGAGATTATTGAAGAAATGAAGTTTACTCTGGCTGTAATTGCTGTGGAAGTGGCTTCAAAAAATAATCGGAAGGGTGTTTTGGCTCTCGCGGATGAACTCATTAGGGTCATACACCTAAATTCAACGAAGATCAAGCCTAAGGTGGACTTCTCAAAGGATTCCTCGGTGATTCGGATTATTAAGGATGAGTCCGATGTTAAGTTTCTTAACGTTCTCTACTCTGCAAAGGCGAAGTTTCTCCTTACTCAGAATACCAGCCACTTTGGGAATTTTGTAATATCTGAGGGTAAAACTGGAAAGGCAAAGATACGGCAACATTACTTCAATATCATGACTGCGAGAGAATTCCAAAGTTACCTAAGTTTGGCACATCCAAAGATCGCAGAAAAGTGTAAGAAAAAGAGGAAAAAGGCTTAG
- a CDS encoding integrase — protein sequence MARRNHCNGEVDTSQTAVLENEPPHNVFTEEALTTKKHKSERSAYLNELWRKYKEEFKVYMDKQVKEGKLSKARFKDYWNGLNRFFKNHKINEAIDFLSIDHIPDSQVKGLKKFFKFLLDFKYKEIDMAEIQAMNRQVKVKSSPKMEGKPADEKTMKAIIENLEKEKDYRYYLYLTLIYTGGRASQILNLLRDIGAGTVKKYEDFGDVVAFDITKYGKGKKKGFFAIMPKWLGDELLKNKDLFKDMPLRTSNMRFLKNASKEKAGASNIRDWFFNKAFYELKGNRTMINFIQSRNDEKGAWQNYVNIKQALEGAVKEYKKLMEKGMFAFLS from the coding sequence TTGGCAAGGCGTAACCATTGCAATGGAGAAGTGGACACCTCACAAACAGCAGTTCTCGAAAACGAGCCACCCCATAACGTTTTTACAGAAGAGGCTTTGACAACTAAAAAGCACAAAAGTGAACGTTCGGCCTACCTTAACGAGCTCTGGAGAAAATATAAAGAAGAATTCAAAGTCTACATGGACAAACAAGTAAAAGAAGGGAAGCTAAGCAAAGCGAGATTTAAGGATTATTGGAACGGCCTAAACCGCTTCTTCAAAAACCACAAAATCAACGAAGCCATTGACTTTCTCAGCATTGACCACATCCCAGACAGCCAAGTGAAAGGCTTAAAGAAGTTCTTTAAGTTCCTCCTCGACTTCAAGTATAAAGAGATTGACATGGCAGAGATTCAGGCCATGAACCGACAGGTAAAGGTTAAGAGTTCCCCCAAAATGGAGGGAAAACCCGCCGACGAGAAAACCATGAAAGCGATAATAGAGAACCTCGAAAAGGAAAAGGACTACCGTTATTACCTCTACCTCACGCTGATTTATACAGGGGGAAGAGCCTCACAAATCCTAAACCTACTCCGGGACATTGGAGCAGGGACGGTTAAGAAGTATGAGGACTTTGGGGACGTTGTAGCCTTTGATATTACGAAGTATGGGAAAGGGAAGAAGAAAGGGTTTTTCGCCATCATGCCTAAATGGCTGGGGGATGAGCTACTCAAAAACAAGGACTTGTTCAAGGATATGCCTCTCCGGACTTCCAACATGCGGTTCTTAAAGAATGCATCAAAAGAGAAAGCGGGAGCGAGCAACATTAGGGACTGGTTCTTTAACAAGGCATTCTACGAGCTTAAAGGGAATAGGACAATGATAAACTTCATCCAGTCGAGGAATGACGAGAAGGGAGCATGGCAAAACTACGTGAACATTAAGCAAGCATTAGAGGGTGCGGTAAAAGAATATAAGAAGCTGATGGAGAAAGGCATGTTTGCCTTCCTCAGCTAA